The region CGATTCTGGTTCCTCCGTCTGCTGGGCTGTATTATGGGAGGGGATGCACCCAGGAAGTTTTCAGCATGGTTGCCACTTGGGGAGCCATAAGTCTGGGCTGAAGCGTGGGCCACAGGCTCCTCCATCTCCATCAGCTCCTCTAGGTTATCTTCTTGGGTCTCATCCAGggcctcctcctccacctcagcAGAGGTCTCCTCTgtctcctgctcctgctctggCTCCTGCTGGGGTTCCCCGCCCCCATTCTCATCTTCATCTTCCTCCTCATCCTTATTCTCAACTTCATCCTCATTCCTCTTCctcatctcttcctcctctttctgtttcatcacctccacctcctcctcctttctgatttcttcctccttcttcctcatctcctcctcctcctcctggctaACCTCCTGCCTAGAGGGTGGGCACCTCCGCTGGTCCTTCGGGTGAGGCCTGCGCTTTCGTGCCTCTCTGTCTTCATTGTCGCTGCGGTGCTCTTCATCTTCACTTTCATCGTCATTAGCATTCggagaaaaagggaggaagatACTGTGAACCCCAGGAAGCGGGACTGGCTTGGGGACACGCACTTTTCTTTCTATCTCCACACATTCGAGAATCAGCTCATCCAGGTCAGCCATTTCAGTTGACCCTAAGAGCTCCTTGCGGAAGAATTCCGACAGGCCTTTGAGGAACTGGTTTTGGAGGTGGCAGTCATCCCAAGACAAGAATTGGGCCAAAAACTGAAAAGCATCGGCATAGCTGCTGAGGGTACAGTGCCCCTGCTTGAGCCTGCGGATGGCCTTTTTAGCTATACGAGGGGGGATGGGGCCACAGAATTCCTTACGGATTTCATCCAGGAAGCGCGGGAAATTGGCGTGCAGGGGGCTTCCTACCTGGGTGACTGAGATGGCCCAGTCCTTGGCTTCCCCAGTGAAAAAGGAGATCAGAAAGGCCACCCGCTCAGCGCCCCCGGGGAAATGATCCTCGTGGTCGGCTATGAAAGTCTCTAGCTGCATGAGGAATTCAGCCAGGTAGACTGGGTCGCCTGAAAAGGGGTCTATCTCAGGCTTCTCTAGCGGCGGCAGAGGGGACTGCGGGGGCGGCTCCTTCGCTGCGGGCTGGGGCAGCGCCGGCGGGGGCGGGACCCGCAGCAGAGGAGGGTCGGTGGGCCCGTCGGGGGTGCTGCAATCCTGGATCACGCTAATTAAAAGATCATCCGAGGTGTACTCGGGCTCCGCGCGTGGGGGAGGCCAGCACAAGAAGGGCAGCTCTCCCTCGGGAACGGCGTCGATCTCACTGAGCGGGAACTCAAAGTTCTCCTCGGCAGGGACAGGGACGGGCACTACGGGCACCGGCCAACGGACGTAGCTCGAGACATTGCCCCGCAAGGAATTCACCTCGGCCAGGGCTCTTCCGAGCTGAAGGCCCAAATTGGCATTCTCTCCGCGAAGGGCATTTAATTCTTCTCGCAGGGCTACATTGGCCATGCGGAGGCTATTGAGATTTCCTGCCGCCTCAGACATCTTGACTAGCTCAGGGGCCCCGGGCCTCCGGGCGGGAGGCGGGGAGCTGGGGGCCGCGGAAGGAGCCGAAATGCGGCGGCCGGGCCACACCCACCGGGGCGAGCACGGAGAGCGGGCGCTCGGGGCGGAGGGCCGGGGGCACGTTACCTCGTCGCAGGCTGGAGAGGGCGGGCGGCGGCGCGGGGCCGCAGGCGCCAGGCGGAGGACGCGAGCGACGAGGCGGCGCGGGCGGCTGGCGGATGGGTCGGGAGAGAGCGAACCGCGGCAGGATCTGTCGAGGAAGAATCTTGCGGGAGGCGGTTCCCCGCCTTTTAAGCGCCGCCTAGCATGTCTCCACACCCCGGCAGGGGCGGGTCTTCAGAACCGCGGGCGCCCACTGGCCGCGGCGCCCCGCTCCCGCGTCGGCTGCGCCGCTCACTGACTCTCTCCTTCCCTAGCTGCAGCTAACTCGGGTCGGGAAAATGCGACAGCGACCGCCCACTCGAGGTCGTCATGGCGACAGCCAGTGAACGTGTTCCTCTCCTCGGGCAGGCCCCCGAGTGTAGAGGAGCTGCTTCGCGAGGCGCAGCTCAATCTCCAGAGCCTGTTGCAAGGTActgagagggaggggggctgCGGCCAGAGCCAGAAGCGAGATGCGCCGCAGCAGGAGGGAGGCCAAGAAGAGAGAGGACGGGGgccagcaagagaaaagagagaatagcTTAACACCTGTGGCAAAACAAAGCACACATTTTCCATCTTTCAGCTTCCAGGCTAATGATTCTAAAAGACTTTATTTCCAGGGATGTTCCCTCTCCACAccccccattttttaattcagtagtttacggggggggggggggggaaaggacAGAGGCTGAGGCAGGGCAACGGGTCAAGCCATTCACAAAGAGCTGGGTGGGAGACTCCCACAATGTAGGCCCTCATTGCCTCCAGCCCCTCTCTTGCCACATGCCCCTGCCTTTGGAATCCTGGCACGGGAAGACAAAGGCATGTCTGCAGGATCTCCCGCTCTGGGCTTCACTCACTCCGCGCTTGCAATAACCGTGTCCTCATGCCTCCTGGGTAGCTACTGCCTCAACCAAAGTAATCCAGCACCCAGAGTTCACCCATCTTGTCCTCCTAACCAGACTGACCTTCTCTATGTGAAGACTCACATCTCTTACTACCCTTGGGTTTCCAGAAGTACCTGGCACAGGCCTGGGTCCCCCAAGAGGTGCTCAGTGGATGTTAAATGTGAAAAGAGGTCCGTCAGCTCTCGTTTATACCAAAGAAGGTTAACTTCAATGGAGAATAGAAAACTGCAGATGAGCCACCAACTGTACTACAGCCATACGCCCCACCTCCCTGCCAGGGCAGTGGTGACCTTAGAGAAAGCAAGATGCCAAGGAACACCATGAGCCTTGTGTTCACAGCAGAGGAGCTGCCATGCAGGGAATGAAAAAGAGTCGGTGTGTTCTGTGTCGCTACCACAGGCAGAATTAGGAGGAGTGGGTGGAAACCCAGAGGGGAGCAGATTTCACCCTCAAATAAGGAAGAACTTTTCTGATGCACCTGATACCCCAACTGACCGTGGAAGGAATGAGCTGccttgggagggagggagctgtCCTTCTGTGCAAGTGTGTGCACTGAAGCTGAAGAAGCATCTGGAAGGGCTGCTGAGGGGGGAGTCTGAGCACAGAAGCGGGTGTTGGGCCAGAGAACCCCAAGAGCAGCCCCCAGTTTCTGTGATTCTAAGAGTCTTTGTTCAAATGTACATAGAGCCATGAATGTGTTCATTACtctcactttcttcatttattcgTCGAATTCATCACTTCCACAAACCTATTCAAATCTTATGCATCCTCCTTATTCCCTGATGATGCCCCTAAACCGTCTCCCTCTTCTATGCTGCTACCTGCTCTTTCCCTCGCCTTCACCTTAGCCCACCTAGACCTGACCTCACCCACAGTGGGACTAAGGTGCAGGGAACCAGGTCCACAAAGGTTCAAGAGTTCTGGATATCCAAGAGAGAACTCCAGACTGGACTTCCCAGTGCGAATCTCTTGCTTCACACAGGTCGTTTCCTTGATAGGGTTGCAGAAAACCTGAAGAGCTACAGGGCTTCAAAGAGAGGATCTTGCAGTATTAAGTAGCAAACGTCAGCTGCATCCTGAGCCTCTTCTCTAAGTTGAGCACTTAAGGTGGGGGCCATTGGATAAGGGCTTGGTCCCCAAACCAGCACAGCTTGAATTGAttggctttcttttctccttggcCCACATGGTCCTAGGAAGCAGACACTTCCATTTCTGAATCCAGTGGCTCAGACACTGGGAAATGGCCTAAAGAAACTGCAAGTCAGGCCTGGCAGCTAGAGCAGGGGCCCTGGCTCATGGTCCTTCCCCAGCCCAGTGCTTGGCTGTGGCCCCTAGAGTGTGTCTCCACTATGCTATTTTTCAGAAGAATATGAGGAACAGTACTCGGAAGCCAGACTTCTGGGGCAGACCTTCCGCTCTTCTGAGGAGGCCcctcagcccagccccagcccaagGCCCCACTCTGCCAAGCGTCTGGAGTTTGTACTGATGGTGAGTTGCCTCTTCCCCCATATGGGAGAGCAGGTGTGCACCCACTTACAGGAGACCTCAAGCTGCTTACATTGCCCACTGGAAGCTGCCGCTCGCCTCTGCTCCCCAGCAGAGCTACCCTGAGGCCCTgctgggatgggccctgcacagCAGGTGCCTGGCCTGGCAGCCTGTCCACGTTGTCCTGCCTCCCAGATGAAGCCTCCAACTGCCCTGCCTAAACAGCCATCCTGTGGGCACTGGCTCATCGCCAGTCGGGAGCACACCCTTTCCATCACCTTCTTTCCCAACAGCCTACAAAACGACAGCTGAGTGAAGATGAGACCACCACCCAGGGTGTGAGGGCCCCTGAGGCCTCCCTGAGCCTGTCTACCACAGCCGGCAAGCAAACTGCCTGGAATAGCCCCTTCCCTCTGCCCATCCTAGAGGAGAAGCGGTGGCCTCAGCCTTGCTCCACACAATCTGACATTGTGCCCATCAACATCTCTGGTAGAGTCACTTAGCGCCACCTCTGTTTGCTTCCCTCCATGCCACTACAGACCATCCTCTCCGAATGCActgggtgctgggggtgggggtgagactTTCTTTGCTACTGGCTCACCCTGCACTGTCACAGTCATGGCTCTCGCCAGGGAATGAGGCATGCAGAAGAGGGGGCTCTGGCTGCTCTTTCTTCACTCCCTACTTGCACTGCCACCCTAACTGAGACCATTtgataacaaacaaaattttcttgACAGAAAGCCTCAAAACTTTATGGACTTGTGTGCTCTTTGGAGTATGTGTGGAAACTTAAAGTTTGTGAATTCTGTTTGGTTTGGGGAAAAAACTTCTTGTGCCCAAAGCTGGGTTTGGAGTACAGAGACAGGAGTTGGAGGGGGACAGTGGAGCTCAGAGAGCTAGTGGTAAAAGGGGAAGAGTCACACCTGGGCACAGACCAAGGGCCTTGTGGCACTTTTACTAGACACTAGGTCCTCCAGTGAGGTGGGCCTCCTCAACTTTTTCGGTAAGCTTTTCAAGAAGGGAAGAAGTAGAAAGGTACTAAGGCAAAAAAGACCTAAAGGAGACTCAGTAGGACCTTGGGAGTAAGAAAGTGATGTGTGTAGGCCAGCTGGCTGTGGCTCTGGGGGCATGTGGCGCACTATCCCATGCCCGTTATTAATTCATGCTCCACCCCATCGGCTGcgaggggaagaagggagggccGGTCATTTCAGAAGGAGGTAGGGCCGATGACTGGATGAGCTCAAAGAGAGGGATCCCAGAAGCCAGCACCAGCCCCTTCTATGCTGGAAAAAGGTGATGAAGACAATGAGAACAGCTCTGGCCACGTGTGGCGATGCTCCCTGGATATGGGGTCATCCACTGCCGCTGGCATCATCTCGGGAAATGAGAGGCAGGAAATCGAGCCCAGCCTAGGGAAATGTACCCAGAAGAATAAGATGATGAGGAGAGACTCATAATGTGATTCTGGGCACTCTGTTTCTAAATGTCTGTCTGACTCTCAGCAAGGCTGTCCCTGAGTTCTGCCCACGGAGCCACTTGCTGGGGTGTGTGTAGGCGTGCGGCTGGGAGCGGAGAGGCTGCTGAGCTAGCTGCTGAATGAGAGACAGGGAGGGGAGCCACATGCCTCGCCCACAGCACTGCCTCACCCTACTCTGCCCCAGCAGTTTCCCAGGAGCCAAAGACTTCCAGTGCTATAAGAGAACCAGAGCTTAGTCACCAGGCAGTGGGTAACTTTGGTCAAATGTGACCAGGTGGCTGGAAGACAGAATACCAGGCTGCTTCCTGGATGGTGAGGGCGGCAAGGCAGCTTTTTGGAGGTACCGGCTCACCTGGCCTGTGTAAAGGCTTTCTCTGACAGACGATCACAGTCAAGCAACATCTAGTCTCAGCCTATCACTCTGCACCGACGGCTTTCGCCCCTGGCTGTACATCTGAATAAACCTAAGGACTTCTAGAAAATGCTTCTGCCTGGGCCCTACTCCCAGAGATTTAAATGttcagaggtagggtccaggtATTGAAGTTTCAAAAACTGCCCACTTTATTTCAGTATGTAGCtaggtttgaaaaccactgtcccAGTCCACCTAAGACTTCCAGGTGACCTGGGTGCAGCCTGAGAAACCCAGCATGTGTGCCAGGGCCAAATTGGGAGGGATGGGAAAGACGTGCTCCCTGCCTGGACGCTATTCATGCTCATTGCTCCTGCCATACCCCCTTCTCTCTACCACAGGCCAATTTCCACTGTACTTTAAACAGAAACCAGGATGCACCCAAGTGTCTTTATTTTGGCTACAGGGCAGCAGTTTGATAAGCATGCAAGTTTGCGACACTCGTTGTTTAACACAGAGACAGCCGTGAACCCCAAGTCCACCCTGAGGCGGAGGCGGACCATTATTGGATTCTCTAACTTTTCCAAGCGAGACCAAGGTGACCCCACCATAGCTGATCCCCCAGACCCTTCCCCTTgcccactcccactcccaccaATCCTGCTGCCCAGGTGCTATTGTGGTGATGGAGAACAGGAATAATTCGGGAAGGAGGGACTTCAGATGTCCTGAAAAAGCCAGTGTGGTAATTAAGGATTATCAGGGGTGGCAACTGAATACAGAGAGCAGGTCTCCCGAGCTAATAAATTCAGTATAGTATTGGTTCccattataaatgtaatatatgtatttacaatgatgaatatgctaattaccctgatttgatcatcaaacatggtatacatgtattgaaatgtcactctgtaccccataaatatgtataatgaatacattttgataaaaaagaattttcaaaaaaatgtaatataatcatATATGCCTAATGCCTAATTTAAGCAAATAGATAAAGGGTgggtgagggggaaggggagtcatctttaaaaaccaCAATCTGAACAGAACCATCACTACCATTAGATGAATGCCATCCAAACCCAAAGAGCACAGACCGGAGAGGAGGGGACGTGAGTTCTGGCCTCTCTGCTCACTAACCATGaggccttggacaagtcacatgatctgtctgagcctcagcttcttcagccGTAAATTGGGGGTAGTGATACCGACCCGGGAGAGTCATTGTAAGGAGCAGAGTTATACTGTCTGTAGTTTGCCTATCATGTGCCTGGTACATAGTCAGTGTTCAACAAATGGTGGCTGTTATTGTAAATCATCATAGCGGTATTAGCGATAATAATTATCATAATAATGATATAACAATCATAACGATTTGTGTATACGAGAAAATCTTTGGGGATTCCTTCACATCTATAAGTCTCTTATGTGACAAAACTAAAAAGTGACAGGTGCTAAAAAtgcaaccagactcttaactTTCCAGCTCTGGCATACTCCAGATTCACTGCTGGAGCTGAAAGTCGCACAAAGCTGTCCTTAGTTCGGAAGCCTCTGCTCTTCTCAGGATTGATGGACACTGAGGTCTGTGATGGTTTTATGAGCCTGGGGTGAAAATATGGGAAAAACCCAAGGGAGTCCCATGTGACCCTTCAGCTCTAAAAGGAATAATCAAAGCTGGAAAGTCTTTGGCAGCCATCTGGACAATTCAAGGGTGCCCTGTGACTCACTGTGTGGTGATGGGCAAGGACCCAACTGCCCCAGCATCCTCATCTGCGGAAAGGAACAACTAAGGAATTTTGaccaagctgttggcagatgcTTCTTGGCAGAAAGTTGGTGCTCCTGTCTCGAAACAGCTGATGGGGGGGTCCCTTATTGCACCCCTAACATTCTGTGTTTACTTCCTCCAGGTCACAGCAGCAGCCCGGCAGGCAGTGTGGCCCGTTCTGCCACGTCAGACATCAGACCCAGTCACTCAGTGCCGGAAGGTGTTCATGGAAGAGTTGCAGTGGGTCAGGAAGCTCAGTTCCCAAATCTCACCTCACCAGTACTGAGAGAGCCTTCTAGTGATCTGGAAGAGCCTCAGCAGGCACACGGTGGCCCCAACCCTCCTGGCATGGAGAGCATGGGAGTGGTGTACAGCATCCCCAGTTCTTGCAATGGACCAACAGAATCAACATTCTCCACTTCCTGGAAAGGAGATGCTTTTACTTACATGACTCCAAGTGCCaacagccagagcaatcaagtcagtgaaaatagaaaatatccttCCTCTGGGAATTCTTGGGTCTCTCTGAACACATTCCCCGCTGTGGTTCCTAAGGAGGCTGCTCCCCTCTTTGTCGCTCGTGATAGCCCAGCAGGATGCAGTGGGCTGGCTGGCTACTCTGAACACTCTACCCAACGAATGCAAGTACTGGAAAGACCCGCCAAGACTGGCCTTCTAACTGGTGGTACTTCACGGCTGGAGACAGGCCCAGGTGGGGCCAGCAGGTTCCGGGAGCGGTCACTGTCCGTGCCCACAGATTCAGGCACCACAGATGTGAATTATGATGAGGAGCAGAAGGCCAGTGAAGCCTGTGCCCTGCCTTATGCCAGTACAAGTTCTGAGGGGAGTAACAGTGCTGACAACATTGCCTCCCTTAGTGCCGAACAGGAGGCCCAGCACAGAAGACAGAGGTCCAAGAGTATCTCACTCAAGAAGGCCAAAAAGAAGCCCTCCCCACCAACCCGCAGCGTCTCACTGGTCAAAGATGAGCCGGTCCTCTTGCCAGAAGGTGGGTCAGCACTACCCAAGGACCAGAGGCCCAGGAGCCTTTGCCTCTCCTTGGAACACCAAGGACATCATTTGTCCCATCCAGATGCTCAGGGTCACCCAGCTGTGCCAGCCCTCAAAGATCCAGAAGGTACACAATTCTCCCACCACTGGTATCTTACTGACTGGAAATCTGGTGACACCTACCAATCCTTGTCCAGCTCCAGCACTGCCACCGGCACCACAGTCATTGAGTGCACCCAAGTTCAGGGCAGTTCAGAGTCTCTTgcctccccttccacctccagaGCCACTACACCTTCCCAGCTCTCCATCGAGGTGGAGCCCAGGGAGGTATCTTCCCCAGGAAGGCCCACTGGACTGATGTCACCCTCCAGTGGATATTCCAGCCAGTCAGAGACACCAACACCCACTGTCTCCATGTCCTCGACCCTTGGCCACTTACCCCCACCAAGCAGCAGTGTCCGGGTACGGCCAGTGGTACCTGAGAGAAAGTCATCATTACCCCCGACATCACCAATGGAGAAAATTCCCAAGTCACGGCTATCGTTTGACTTACCATTGACCCCTTCGACCAACCTGGACCTGTCTGGGATGAGTATCTCCATCCGAAGCAAAACCAAGGTGAGCCGGCATCACTCAGATACAAATTTTGGGGCCAAGTTGGCCCAGAAAACTAGTCCCAACCAGCCAATCATGCCCATGGTTACTCAGTCTGACCTACGTTCTGTTCGCCTGAGGTCAGTCAGCAAGTCTGAGCCAGAAGATGACATTGAGAGCCCTGAGTATGCTGAGGAACCCAGAGCAGAAGAAGTCTTCACCTTGCCAGAGAGAAAGGTGAAACCTCCCATAGCTGAGAAGCCTCCGCTTGCCAGAAGGCCTCCAAGCTTGGTCCACAAGCCACCATCTGTCCCTGAGGAGTACCCACTAACTTCGCCTACCTTGGTTATGACCCCCAAGAGCTCAATTCAACACGTGAGGCCACTCCCTCAAGACAGCTACACGGTGGTGCGGAAACCAAAGTCCTCCAGCCTCCCAGATGGCAGGAGCCCAGGGGGGTCAACCACACCCTCATCTGTTGTTTTCACATCTTTTGGCAGTTCCTCTGGTGCTTTCTTCTCAGGAACACAGCAACCTCTCCAAGGAAGTATGGAGGATGAGGGCCCCAAGACGAGAGCCCTGCCTGAAAGAATTAGCCTCCAGAGCCAGGAAGaagctgagaaaaagaaaggcaagatTCCACCTCCTGTACCAAAAAAGCCCAGCGTGCTGTACCTGCCTCTCACCTCACCCGCAGCTCACGTGGAGGCCTACATGGCAGAACCAAGGCTGCCTCTCAGCCCCATCATCACCCTGGAGGAAGATGCCAAGTGTCCCCCCTCTGGCGATGACCTGCAATCACCTGGCGAAAGGACAACCTCAGCTCCGCAGGCTGCCAGTGAAAGCGAGGCAAGCCCTCCGGGTGAGTAAACTgtcctctgcctttttctttcaaTCACAGGAGAAACAGGGATGAGAATGAAGTGCCCGAGACAGAAGTAGATGCCCCAGAATAACTGTCCTGATTCCaggatgatcaaatcaggaggGGGCACCTCTTGAGGGTTTGGGTTACTCTAAATAGGAACCACGGGCTAGCCTCACTGCCTTTGAGATCGGGACTGATGTGGGCAGATCTCCAAGGCCCAGTTTGGGCCAGTCTACCCTCAAACCCCTAGTGCTAAGATAATGAAATCAAACTAAGTCCTAGCACCCTAGGACTTCATGATCTCATCTACCTAGCCAGGCTTGCAACCCCTGCCCTAGGAACTTCTTCCCCACCTTGCTCTGCAGCACCTTTTATTAGCCGCACTGAATTTCGTTTCATGCGTGGGACTCAGTACCCTCCCAGACTGAGTTCAAGTGCCATGGCAGGCTTGGAGGCTTCTGAAACGATGGAATATGTTACCACCAGCAACCTTTCTTCGAGCCTTCCAGAGGAAAGGGAGCTCACTTTCTTGCATGATTTGAGGCTAGCTCTTCCTTGAACCATAAGACTGGGCTAGTTAATGTTTCTCATCCTTTTTGTTCTGTCTCTTTGtttaaattgtgataaaatacacaattCACAACACATAACTTAACATTTGccatcttcaccatttttaagtgtgcagttcattaatgttaagtacattcacattgttgtacaaccagtctccagaactttcatcttgcaaaagtgaaactctacccattaaacaactccacattcccctcccccagcccctggcaaccaccattccactttctgtctctacggatttgactgctctaggtacctcatataagtggaattgtacagtatttgtctttttgtgactggcttatttcacataacttaatgtcctcaagattcatccatgtttgtCATCCTTTTTTTGAACCCTTAACACCGAACATCAAAATCTCGTGGCCTTCTTTAAGTTGATTTGGACTTTCAATATAAGTTAATTATGACTAAAACAGGCaagcaaatcaaagccacaggtAATTTTAGAATATGCTTCCTCAAATTCCACAACCTCCCTCTGAGATTCAGATAGATCCCACTCTCACCTACTGGGTGAGTCATTACTTTAGATTGCTCTCAGctccttgatttttaaaaatgatgtattTAAAACAAGAGAGTGGTTGGGCAACCTGTTTTAATGAAAAAGGCACAAGAAAGGAGGGACTCGGGTGATCTTCACTGCTCACGctaccttgggcaaatcattacACTTCTGAACTTCATgctcctcctctgcaaaatggagacATTAAAAATCTCCGCCCTGCTGCCCTTCCAGAGTTGCTTTGAAcatcaaatgaaataacatatgcGAATGTGCTTTGTCTTATCTATTGTGGTCAAAGTCGTTTCTTCTGGTTCTTATGCCTAGGGAGTTCTGTGGAACAAAGCacagaagaaaaaagtttaatcAGTGATAAAACAGCTGAATGGATTGCAGAGGATGATGATGACGTGTTTGTGGCTTCACGCACAACTGAAGATTTATTTACTGTGATACACAGGTCTGGACCAACTTCCTTAATTCCAATTGCAATTGCCTTCTCTttttctactttaagaaaaactGCTACCTCTAAGCAGCCATTAGAATGCAActgggaaatagaaaaataaaataaataaataaaagaattgcaACTGGAGACTAAGTTCAGATATGTGAGCATAGTCCAGGGCCTCACATCTCAAATTCACTGACATCTTCGGGTagagtggaggaggggaggggggccaGGTGCAGTGAGAGGCCCCTCGTCTCCTAGCAACCACTTGGCCTATTGTGGCTCCATCTGCTCTCTCACAGCTCTGTCTACAGTCAGACATTTAACCCTTCACAGAATCCCTTTTACCAAAAAATCTCATCAAGAGGTGAAGTGAGGCACCAGGCGGAGTCTCAAAGCCGGAATTTAGGCAAAGGGGGACCAGATAGGGACCCAGTTATTAGATAGGGGCACGAGGCAGGGGCTCGGTGACAAGGAAACTGGAAAGGACCCAGTTATTGGAGCTGGAGCACCAATTCAGAACAGGATCAGTCCCCAGGCTGTCCTGATTCAGAGTCACTGAGCTACTAGCCTTGACTCCTTAAATTTGTCCTTGGTCCTAGAACCTGGGCAGGACTGAGCCTGCAGGCACAGGCCAATTGACCCCAGCTGTGGACATTGAAAGGCGTGTGGGGATAGGAGGCCCAATAAGGGACTCTGAGGATGTAGAGGTGAGAGAGAAAGCTAGGCAATGGGTCTGCTTGCAGGGCTGCTGCATAGATGTTCTCAGGTTATGTGACTAGCATGCAGTTCTGTGGAGCACTGGTAAATGTGTGCTGCATGAATTCACCCAAACCAATCCTTCTCTTATTTAGGTCCAAAAGAAAGCTGCTTGGCTGGAAGGAGCCTGGTGAGGCCTTTGCCGGTGGCAGACTGAGCTCCCATTCACCAATAAAGAATACAGCCGATTCTCCAATCAGTGAGTCTGCTGCCGCCACAGGGTCAGGCAGCAGTGCCAACCTAGATGCTGGCAGAAACGATGATTTCAAGGCCTTGCTACAGAAGAAGGGAAGTAAGGCAACTCCCAGGTCCCGGCCCTCAGCAGCCGAATTGCTGAAGACCACTAAC is a window of Cynocephalus volans isolate mCynVol1 chromosome X, mCynVol1.pri, whole genome shotgun sequence DNA encoding:
- the RTL5 gene encoding retrotransposon Gag-like protein 5, producing MSEAAGNLNSLRMANVALREELNALRGENANLGLQLGRALAEVNSLRGNVSSYVRWPVPVVPVPVPAEENFEFPLSEIDAVPEGELPFLCWPPPRAEPEYTSDDLLISVIQDCSTPDGPTDPPLLRVPPPPALPQPAAKEPPPQSPLPPLEKPEIDPFSGDPVYLAEFLMQLETFIADHEDHFPGGAERVAFLISFFTGEAKDWAISVTQVGSPLHANFPRFLDEIRKEFCGPIPPRIAKKAIRRLKQGHCTLSSYADAFQFLAQFLSWDDCHLQNQFLKGLSEFFRKELLGSTEMADLDELILECVEIERKVRVPKPVPLPGVHSIFLPFSPNANDDESEDEEHRSDNEDREARKRRPHPKDQRRCPPSRQEVSQEEEEEMRKKEEEIRKEEEVEVMKQKEEEEMRKRNEDEVENKDEEEDEDENGGGEPQQEPEQEQETEETSAEVEEEALDETQEDNLEELMEMEEPVAHASAQTYGSPSGNHAENFLGASPPIIQPSRRRNQNRLPLLEGLPGTNSPFYSSPPLIRRAGRLGQRQTRRRPPVLFRLTPRQGGHRAARGRIRV
- the NHSL2 gene encoding NHS-like protein 2, which gives rise to MPFYRRTVVPQRLCPRNPPQPPAELRDVSHLAALSLLRQLADLCGHSLALLEDLEGHLLALGRRTDSLYGRTVRLRRRLPCRLLGPEDEEEELAAANSGRENATATAHSRSSWRQPVNVFLSSGRPPSVEELLREAQLNLQSLLQEEYEEQYSEARLLGQTFRSSEEAPQPSPSPRPHSAKRLEFVLMPTKRQLSEDETTTQGVRAPEASLSLSTTAGKQTAWNSPFPLPILEEKRWPQPCSTQSDIVPINISGQQFDKHASLRHSLFNTETAVNPKSTLRRRRTIIGFSNFSKRDQGHSSSPAGSVARSATSDIRPSHSVPEGVHGRVAVGQEAQFPNLTSPVLREPSSDLEEPQQAHGGPNPPGMESMGVVYSIPSSCNGPTESTFSTSWKGDAFTYMTPSANSQSNQVSENRKYPSSGNSWVSLNTFPAVVPKEAAPLFVARDSPAGCSGLAGYSEHSTQRMQVLERPAKTGLLTGGTSRLETGPGGASRFRERSLSVPTDSGTTDVNYDEEQKASEACALPYASTSSEGSNSADNIASLSAEQEAQHRRQRSKSISLKKAKKKPSPPTRSVSLVKDEPVLLPEGGSALPKDQRPRSLCLSLEHQGHHLSHPDAQGHPAVPALKDPEGTQFSHHWYLTDWKSGDTYQSLSSSSTATGTTVIECTQVQGSSESLASPSTSRATTPSQLSIEVEPREVSSPGRPTGLMSPSSGYSSQSETPTPTVSMSSTLGHLPPPSSSVRVRPVVPERKSSLPPTSPMEKIPKSRLSFDLPLTPSTNLDLSGMSISIRSKTKVSRHHSDTNFGAKLAQKTSPNQPIMPMVTQSDLRSVRLRSVSKSEPEDDIESPEYAEEPRAEEVFTLPERKVKPPIAEKPPLARRPPSLVHKPPSVPEEYPLTSPTLVMTPKSSIQHVRPLPQDSYTVVRKPKSSSLPDGRSPGGSTTPSSVVFTSFGSSSGAFFSGTQQPLQGSMEDEGPKTRALPERISLQSQEEAEKKKGKIPPPVPKKPSVLYLPLTSPAAHVEAYMAEPRLPLSPIITLEEDAKCPPSGDDLQSPGERTTSAPQAASESEASPPGSSVEQSTEEKSLISDKTAEWIAEDDDDVFVASRTTEDLFTVIHRSKRKLLGWKEPGEAFAGGRLSSHSPIKNTADSPISESAAATGSGSSANLDAGRNDDFKALLQKKGSKATPRSRPSAAELLKTTNPLARRIIAQFSKDYETTDNPST